Proteins found in one Tamandua tetradactyla isolate mTamTet1 chromosome 3, mTamTet1.pri, whole genome shotgun sequence genomic segment:
- the WDR33 gene encoding pre-mRNA 3' end processing protein WDR33 isoform X5 codes for MATEIGSPPRFFHMPRFQHQAPRQLFYKRPDFAQQQAMQQLTFDGKRMRKAVNRKTIDYNPSVIKYLENRIWQRDQRDMRAIQPDAGYYNDLVPPIGMLNNPMNAVTTKFVRTSTNKVKCPVFVVRWTPEGRRLVTGASSGEFTLWNGLTFNFETILQAHDSPVRAMTWSHNDMWMLTADHGGYVKYWQSNMNNVKMFQAHKEAIREASFSPTDNKFATCSDDGTVRIWDFLRCHEERILRGR; via the exons ATGGCTACAGAAATTGGTTCTCCTCCACGATTTTTCCATATGCCAAGGTTCCAACACCAGGCACCTCGACAGCTGTTTTATAAGCGACCTGATTTTGCACAACAGCAAGCAATGCAACAGCTTACCTTTGATGGAAAACGAATGAGAAAAGCTGTAAACCGAAAAACCATAGACTACAATCCATCTGTAATTAAATATTTGGAG aatagaatatggcaaagaGACCAGAGAGATATGCGGGCAATTCAGCCTGATGCTGGTTATTATAATGAT ttggTCCCACCTATAGGCATGTTGAATAATCCTATGAATGCAGTAACGACAAAATTTGTTCGAACGTCAACAAATAAAGTAAAGTGTCCAGTATTTGTTGTTAGG TGGACTCCGGAAGGAAGACGGTTGGTTACCGGAGCTTCTAGTGGAGAGTTCACCTTGTGGAATGGACTCACTTTCAATTTTGAAACAATATTGCAG GCTCACGATAGCCCAGTGAGGGCCATGACTTGGTCACATAATGACATGTGGATGTTGACAGCAGACCATGGAGGATATGTGAAATATTGGCAGTCGAATATGAACAACGTCAAGATGTTCCAGGCACATAAGGAGGCGATTAGAGAGGCCAG TTTCTCACCCACGGATAATAAATTTGCTACATGCTCTGATGACGGCACTGTTAGAATCTGGGACTTTCTTCGTTGCCATGAGGAAAGAATTCTCCGAG
- the WDR33 gene encoding pre-mRNA 3' end processing protein WDR33 isoform X4, whose translation MATEIGSPPRFFHMPRFQHQAPRQLFYKRPDFAQQQAMQQLTFDGKRMRKAVNRKTIDYNPSVIKYLENRIWQRDQRDMRAIQPDAGYYNDLVPPIGMLNNPMNAVTTKFVRTSTNKVKCPVFVVRWTPEGRRLVTGASSGEFTLWNGLTFNFETILQAHDSPVRAMTWSHNDMWMLTADHGGYVKYWQSNMNNVKMFQAHKEAIREASFSPTDNKFATCSDDGTVRIWDFLRCHEERILREKL comes from the exons ATGGCTACAGAAATTGGTTCTCCTCCACGATTTTTCCATATGCCAAGGTTCCAACACCAGGCACCTCGACAGCTGTTTTATAAGCGACCTGATTTTGCACAACAGCAAGCAATGCAACAGCTTACCTTTGATGGAAAACGAATGAGAAAAGCTGTAAACCGAAAAACCATAGACTACAATCCATCTGTAATTAAATATTTGGAG aatagaatatggcaaagaGACCAGAGAGATATGCGGGCAATTCAGCCTGATGCTGGTTATTATAATGAT ttggTCCCACCTATAGGCATGTTGAATAATCCTATGAATGCAGTAACGACAAAATTTGTTCGAACGTCAACAAATAAAGTAAAGTGTCCAGTATTTGTTGTTAGG TGGACTCCGGAAGGAAGACGGTTGGTTACCGGAGCTTCTAGTGGAGAGTTCACCTTGTGGAATGGACTCACTTTCAATTTTGAAACAATATTGCAG GCTCACGATAGCCCAGTGAGGGCCATGACTTGGTCACATAATGACATGTGGATGTTGACAGCAGACCATGGAGGATATGTGAAATATTGGCAGTCGAATATGAACAACGTCAAGATGTTCCAGGCACATAAGGAGGCGATTAGAGAGGCCAG TTTCTCACCCACGGATAATAAATTTGCTACATGCTCTGATGACGGCACTGTTAGAATCTGGGACTTTCTTCGTTGCCATGAGGAAAGAATTCTCCGAG
- the WDR33 gene encoding pre-mRNA 3' end processing protein WDR33 isoform X3, giving the protein MATEIGSPPRFFHMPRFQHQAPRQLFYKRPDFAQQQAMQQLTFDGKRMRKAVNRKTIDYNPSVIKYLENRIWQRDQRDMRAIQPDAGYYNDLVPPIGMLNNPMNAVTTKFVRTSTNKVKCPVFVVRWTPEGRRLVTGASSGEFTLWNGLTFNFETILQAHDSPVRAMTWSHNDMWMLTADHGGYVKYWQSNMNNVKMFQAHKEAIREASFSPTDNKFATCSDDGTVRIWDFLRCHEERILRGLSKKQ; this is encoded by the exons ATGGCTACAGAAATTGGTTCTCCTCCACGATTTTTCCATATGCCAAGGTTCCAACACCAGGCACCTCGACAGCTGTTTTATAAGCGACCTGATTTTGCACAACAGCAAGCAATGCAACAGCTTACCTTTGATGGAAAACGAATGAGAAAAGCTGTAAACCGAAAAACCATAGACTACAATCCATCTGTAATTAAATATTTGGAG aatagaatatggcaaagaGACCAGAGAGATATGCGGGCAATTCAGCCTGATGCTGGTTATTATAATGAT ttggTCCCACCTATAGGCATGTTGAATAATCCTATGAATGCAGTAACGACAAAATTTGTTCGAACGTCAACAAATAAAGTAAAGTGTCCAGTATTTGTTGTTAGG TGGACTCCGGAAGGAAGACGGTTGGTTACCGGAGCTTCTAGTGGAGAGTTCACCTTGTGGAATGGACTCACTTTCAATTTTGAAACAATATTGCAG GCTCACGATAGCCCAGTGAGGGCCATGACTTGGTCACATAATGACATGTGGATGTTGACAGCAGACCATGGAGGATATGTGAAATATTGGCAGTCGAATATGAACAACGTCAAGATGTTCCAGGCACATAAGGAGGCGATTAGAGAGGCCAG TTTCTCACCCACGGATAATAAATTTGCTACATGCTCTGATGACGGCACTGTTAGAATCTGGGACTTTCTTCGTTGCCATGAGGAAAGAATTCTCCGAG